One Aegilops tauschii subsp. strangulata cultivar AL8/78 chromosome 7, Aet v6.0, whole genome shotgun sequence genomic window carries:
- the LOC109785125 gene encoding geraniol 8-hydroxylase, which translates to MELLFFCTIVLILMVSSVYLLGLLTHSGRNLPPGPRSLPLVGNLLSLGALPHRSLAGLAERHGPIMALRLGTVTTVVASSADAARDILQRHDAAFSGRFVLDGTHVSAHYTHSMVWLPASSPRWRALRKVCSGELFAPHRLDMHQSLRQEKVHQLVSHVTQLAREGVPVHVGHLAFTTALNLLSSTIFSTDLADLDDRHVKLGEFKAVLAELNVTVGLPNLSDFIPEVAWLDLQGVRRRIEGLFQRLHAMMDEHIELHMRNRAAGEPTKKNFLDVLLDYRNTDDDQGFERQTLLSLLSDLFSAGTDTSSATVEWAMAELLLNPSSMSRARQELDQVIGSKEQVEESDIGQLKYLQAIVKETFRLHPPAPFLLPHVAETTTQVQGYTIPKGTRLLVNVWAIGHDGKVWPEPEKFMPERFLEKDVDFKGRDFELLPFGSGRRMCPGTPLAVRIVHLMLASLLHRFQWRLPVDVEKKGLDMTERLGVNLSMATPLEAIATPA; encoded by the exons ATGGAGCTCCTCTTCTTTTGCACAATAGTTCTCATCCTCATGGTCTCCTCTGTGTACCTCCTAGGCCTCTTAACCCACAGTGGTCGCAACCTACCCCCGGGTCCTCGCTCGCTGCCACTCGTGGGCAACCTCCTCTCACTGGGCGCCCTACCACACCGCTCCCTCGCGGGCCTCGCGGAGCGCCATGGCCCTATCATGGCGCTCCGCCTAGGCACGGTCACCACCGTGGTTGCCTCCTCAGCAGACGCCGCCCGTGACATCCTCCAGCGCCATGACGCCGCTTTCTCGGGGCGCTTCGTCCTCGATGGCACCCACGTGTCCGCGCACTACACACACTCCATGGTCTGGCTCCCGGCTAGCAGCCCCCGGTGGCGCGCGCTACGCAAGGTGTGCTCGGGTGAGCTCTTCGCGCCACACCGCCTCGACATGCACCAGTCCCTGCGCCAGGAGAAGGTGCACCAACTCGTCTCCCACGTGACGCAGCTGGCACGAGAGGGCGTCCCAGTTCACGTCGGCCACCTGGCCTTTACGACAGCGCTTAACCTACTCTCCTCCACCATCTTCTCCACCGACTTGGCCGACCTCGACGACCGCCATGTCAAGCTTGGGGAGTTCAAGGCCGTGCTCGCAGAGCTAAACGTGACCGTTGGATTACCAAATCTGTCAGACTTCATCCCTGAAGTGGCGTGGCTAGACCTGCAGGGAGTGAGGAGACGTATCGAGGGCTTGTTTCAGCGGTTGCATGCCATGATGGACGAACACATCGAGCTTCACATGCGGAACCGTGCCGCGGGTGAGCCAACAAAGAAAAACTTCCTAGACGTGCTGCTCGACTACCGCAACACCGACGACGACCAGGGCTTCGAGCGCCAGACGCTCCTCTCATTGCTTTCG GACTTGTTCAGCGCGGGGACGGATACAAGTTCGGCCACCGTGGAATGGGCGATGGCTGAGCTGCTACTGAATCCATCATCCATGTCGagagctcgtcaagagctcgaccaAGTGATCGGCTCTAAAGAGCAGGTTGAGGAGTCCGACATTGGACAGCTCAAGTACCTCCAAGCCATCGTGAAGGAGACGTTCCGGCTCCATCCTCCCGCGCCGTTCCTGCTGCCACACGTGGCGGAGACGACGACACAAGTCCAAGGATACACAATTCCCAAGGGCACACGCCTTCTGGTGAACGTCTGGGCCATAGGGCACGACGGCAAGGTATGGCCAGAACCGGAGAAGTTTATGCCGGAGAGGTTCCTGGAGAAGGATGTGGACTTCAAGGGCCGAGACTTCGAGCTCCTGCCCTTTGGGTCCGGGAGGAGGATGTGTCCCGGGACGCCGCTGGCCGTTCGCATAGTTCATCTCATGCTCGCTTCTTTGCTGCATCGCTTCCAGTGGAGGCTTCCCGTAGACGTGGAGAAGAAGGGGCTGGACATGACTGAAAGGCTTGGGGTCAACCTGTCCATGGCTACGCCCCTTGAGGCTATAGCCACGCCAGCTTGA